The DNA sequence ctctctctctctctctctctcaaaaataaataaagattactaaaaaaaaaaaaaaaattaaaacaaaggcaCTGTTTGCATGAAAGAGACTAGCTTTCAGGAGTTGTTTTGTCTTGCTGTTTGGTTGCCCTCCTCCCACCGGCAGCCTTGGACAAAAATCCAAAGATCCACGTCGTGGCTCTAATTCTTAGCCCCTGTTTGATTATGCAAGCTCAGTTCTCCTACTTGGAAGGGGTATCTGAGGGCAATGCTCTGTCTTTGGGACTGTTGAACATTTCCAGTTCAGGTATGAACTGTTGCCAGGAAGCCTGGTTATATCACATCACCCCAGGATCCTAGCAGTGATTGGCTCAGGAAGGGCCTGAACAGGCTCATCACAGGTAGTTTCAAGGTCTCTAAAATGAATGCATTTAGGACAAGAAAGACACGTATCCAGGAGTCTGAACTACTGAAAATTTTCACAAGCTACCTTTTAGTTCTTGAGAAATAGATGCAGGGAAAAAGTCCTGCTTATCACTAAGAGTTTTAGCCCAAAATGCTATACAAAATTTCTAATCTTATAAAACATATGGGATCTTTGGTGAGCTCTCACTGACGGTCTAGTGTGGTACAATATGAAATGTGGACTACCTGGAGTGCTAGCTGAAACCCATAGTGCTGTTTCTCCTACAAAGCTACAAAATTAGGATTATGGGGCCAGAATGATGCATTTCTCATAATTAGTGATTAGTGAGCATTTCTGGCCTAGCCTAAAGGCAGTCTGAGTAGTCCCTTTGGCCCCCTTTCTTCTGGGATCATATCATTTGGTGTTATAGCTTCCAAACTGTGTAAGGGAGGtgcatagaaaaggaagaaagaaaaggaagaaaaggaaggaagagacccagccaagtaaagaaaataatatcaagtttgaaaaaaaaatatttttttaaatatgcaaatagtgcaaggattaaaagagagaaatagtacaaattttaggaaaaataatttaagatacaTGAAAAGTATAAACCAAACTAAAATGTAGCATGATTTTGAACAACTGATGTTAAAGAAAAGACAGAGCACTATACTGACAGAGCAGAAAATACAATCCTCTCACACTATTTTCCCCAGAACTAAGCAATACTTCGTCAACACAGTTTGTTGGTTTTCAACCCTTAGAGCCAACCTGTGGATAAAACACAGAACACTCTACTACAACTGTATGGCAAAATGTCAATGCTAACAatacagacaaacaaaagcaagcaCGTATTCACAGATGGTGATTCGtacaaggggaaaggaaaggtagAGGGGCTGCAGGGCACAGCCTCGTGcataaagaaaatcatgagaTTAGGGtgaaaattaataacacaagatATAAAGAATAATAGCTAAAGTTTCTTGAGTTCTTCTGTGTGCTAGACATGCTAGGATACAAATGCATTATTTGCATTATCACAAACAATCCCATAAGGTAGAGAGGTATCCTTTTCTCTggtttatggatgagaaaacaatgGGTACAGGTAGGATGTGTAAATTTTGCAGGGATACAGAgctaataaaaacagaagaacaagGATTCTAACTCCAGGGGTCCATCTCCAGAACCAGTGCTTTTAGCCTTCTGCTACTACTTTCCTCACCAAGAAAGCCAGCAAAATTACATGAAGTTACCAGAGAGAAGCAGCAAAATTAATTGAATATgacatattggaaaggaagagggagggaaaacagTGGTAGTGGAGTTTTATCTTCCTGCATAATGTTAGAGTGGTAAAAATATTGtctaaagtggggcgcctgggtggcgcagtcggttaagcgtccgacttcagccaggtcatgatctcgcggtccgtgagttcgagccccgtgtcgggctctgggctgatggctcagagcctggagcctgtttccgattctgtgtctccctctctctctgcccctcccccgttcatgctctgtctctctctgtcccaaaaataaataaacgttgaaaaagaaaatattgtctAAAGTGAGTATGTCATGATACAGCAAGATAAGCATAATGTTTAGAATTAAGGGGATGACATCAAAGTAGCAAAAACCTGTCTCTGGAGAGGGGAACTCAGGAGAAAAGGGGTACATTTCAATATGATTCGAGTTGCTATTATacttatgtattattttcataaaaacaaaatatttctgtttatttagaaattgcttctatggggcacctgggtggctaagtcggttaagtgtccaacttcaactaaggtcatgatcttgtggttcgtgggttcgagacccatgttgggctctatgctgatggttcagagcctagaacctgcttcaggttctgtgtccccctctctctgcttctctctctctctctctctctcagaaatagacattaaaacagatttaaaaaaagaaattgcttctACTGTGTAAGTGCATCAAAACATGAAATTCAAgtggcagctgggtggttcagttgggtgagcatccaactacagctcaggtcatgatctcatggtttgagttcaagatctgcatcaggctctcggctgtcagctcagagcctgcttcagatcttctgtgtccctggctctttgcccctcccaacttgtgctctctctccaaaatattaaaaaaataaaaaaataaataaaattcaaaatctttaCATCTATCACATATTTGTTGGCTGTTTGTCTTATCAGGATATTACTTTTAGCttgaaggctttaaaaaaatcgggaagtataaatgtttaaaagttgtCCCTGGAAATATTACCAGGCATGCCTGAGAGAGGGTGCAAGACTATTAGAAGCAAACTGGATTTCAATACTGCTTCTGAGAGTCAGTTCTGACTACAAAGGGCAGATGATTCTCTGCAGTCACAGAGCACAAAGAAGGAACTTTGATCCTCTGGAACTGTAATAAACAACTCAGAGTAAATGAAAAAGGCAGAGGGTGCCTGGAGGGATCCGGCAGCCTCTATGTGCTGGCGTTCTTTCTTCGTACAGGGCTAATCTCATAAATGTTGCACTAGGCTCAATGCTGTGCATTTTTAGGCTCAGTTATCATATTTTTCTACGTGTTTACTTCATAAAAGTAGGGACTTTAACGCTCCTGTTAAAATGGAATCTCCTATTCGAATTGCCTGGTGAAGGCAACATTATTGCCTAAGGAACTCATTAAGTGTAGATATATTATATCTCCCATTTCCAtccatgtattatatatgtatgtatgtatgtatctatctatctatatatcattCATCTATCCTTATTTAtagaacaaaacaacaataataatttaaattacttCCTTACCTTATTTTAGTTTAGCCTTCCAAAAATCTTGCAAGGTAAATAGGCCATGTAAAAGCATTGAATTCACTGAGACACTTGAAGGATGGCTCTACCGTTTGTCATTGTGCAACCAATAAATGGTGCAGGGAATTCAACCCACatcttctctgtcctcctctcttacCTCCCTAGTCCTCCTCTCTTACCCCACCTTCCTTGTGAGGCTTATCCTGTACACTGTTTAAATTGAAAGCTGTGATTCTGCCTAAATCTCAATGCTCCCTATGCTACTTTATACTCCATAACATTAGTTACTGGCTAATCTATCAGATAATttgcatgtttatatttttactcCCATCCACCTAGAATGTAGGCTCCACACAGTcacaaattttgctttttaagtctAGTGGAGATCCAGCAAAAAAGTCTAGTGTCAGCCAGAACTGGGCACAGTTGTAACTTGTGTGATTTGATATTTTAGTGATTTAGAACAGAGCTGGGTCACTTACTGAAGAGCATCTCTTCTATTGCATTTAAGCAGCACAATACattcaaagaaactgaaatttctgACAATTCAAAGCGGGTATGTgccctttctccatcctctctgGGTGATATAGGAATGTGTAAGAATTACTGGCCTAAGTCTAAATTACataagaagacacaaaagaaaacatttaaacatttctaaaaaaaaaatcattgagtgGTTTCCTTTGACACATCAGAAGTTATCTAGCCCTAGTAAGGTCACAGTGGGGTGAAAGAAGAGCAAAACACAGAGGGAAGAGGCAAGGGTGAGTCACctcatctctccctcctttgGACCTTACTTCCTCTTGGATTGTCATCCCTTACATTCAAAATGAAGATTGCAGGAGTCAGTGTGTGCAGGTAGAGCATGTGGCCACTTCTAAATCCCAGTCACTGCAAGGTGGAAAATTCAGCATAGTGAAATCTGGCTCAACTCATCACCACTCACACAGCTTAATTCTTTCTCTACTGCTGAGTCAAAAAGACACATGAGCGAAGACAGATTAATAACAAAGTTTTATGTACATTAAGTACACAATGTGGGAGAGATAAAGGCCCATGGAGGCAAATAGGTAGGGGTAAAGGGAGCCCCTACAGGCAGCAGTGGTATCCTGCCCATCCCAAGACCAGAGAAAACTGGTCCAGAGCTTGGGTCAGCCAAGTTCACAGTCATGCCACGGATGGCACGGTTGATGATTTATGTAGCTTtcttccattctccactagaACTTCTTGAATCTGGTGTCTTTCTGGTGTAGTTCTAAATGGGGCTCATGTGCCCCTTGCCCTCCAATACATGCACATGCagagaaatacacataaatacatgtatgcaCACAATGTACACACTTTCTGTGTGAAGAGATCAGTGTAAGTTTCACTTAAAGGGGTTGGGCCCCTTTCTGGTGCAAAGAAGTCAATTTCTGGTTATATCCAATTTGCAGAGGAATATTAGGTCCTTCTTCAtgacaaaagaaaggaatttatagGTGAAGTCCTAGTCAGGTTATGAAGGTGCTCCAGTCATGCCCAGAGCACAGGCCCAGTTGACCAGGAAACACACAGTGTTTGATCTTCCAAAATCAGAGGAGTACCTGACTAGGGCAAGTCCAAGTTCTGTTTAAAATTTCCTGGTGCTACCCCCCATTGCACCACCAGCGCTGTGCTGATGGGGGGTACATGTGCTCTGTGTGGCTGAGGGACCATAAGTGTATCCAGTCATAGCAGGCATGGAGCTGTTCCCCAGAGCACCACCTGTGTTAGGGGTAAGTGAGCTCCCAGTGTTATTATGGGGGGTGCCGACATAGAGGCCTGCCATCACAGATGTGATACTGTCTGCATCCGCTATGGCACTTGCTGCGTTTGTATTGGGTCGGCCACAATTATTCTGATGTGAAGAACTATTAGGTTCTACATTCACACAGAATGGGATTCATGGGAATCACGTTGTCCCCTCCATGCATACCATCTGTATGCTGGGTGGGAGGACTGCATTTGCGTGGAAGGACGGTGGAACTACAAGTGGGTCCAAGCATAGAGCTGGTGCTGCCACTTGCAACTGCAGCAGAGGCAGTGTGGGTAGGCAAGTCTGAGGGGCTCTGTAGGGGGTAAACACGCACGCCTCTTGATACACGTGTCTTCTGCTTGGTAGTGGCTCTTCCACGCGAAGCAATTAGTTCTTGTGTACATGGCTTCCAGGTGCACTTCTGGCTAACAATAACAAGATGGCTTCCACCTGCGGGAACTCTATGGCCCTCTCCCACTACTCCATCACCTGGGTTTTTGACGGTTGGCCCCCTGCTGCTCAGATTTAAGGGGGAAGCTGCCTGGTCTCTTAGTCCTCTTCTCCATGGTGGCATCTCCTCTACCTGAGGAAAGTTTTCTCCATCGGGATGAGCCCCCGGGGCACTTATGAGTAGTGGGGACTGTAGAGTCTCCACCTGTGGGAACAGTGCAGCCCTGCCCCACTGCTCCACTACCTGGGTTTTGGATGGGTGGGCCCCAAGTGCCTGGATTCAAGGTGGAACTAGCATTTTGTCCAAATACTGTGACAGTATTTGTTCCTCCTACAGCAGCAGCCATGCCATCACCACAGCGATTCCAGGTTGTCTGACCTAAAGTTGGAGCAGAAATGGTTCTTGGTACCCCGTTCAGTCCTGCCCCAAGGTTGAATGCTCCAGATGCCTGTGAATGAGTGGGGCCTGGGATGTACACACCACTGCCCATAGGGGCTGCAGGTCCCAAAAACACATGTTGGCCTGAAGTACTGTCAGCTAACGGTGAGCCACCATCCCTGGTGCTGGGCATCCCCGTGGCAACTCCAAAGCCTGTTGTGGTAGATACGCCAATGGGCAGAATGCCTGGCTTGTCACTCGAGGCCAGCTGGATCCTGAGAGTAGTAATAGATGCAGAACCTGCCAAACCTGCCTTCACTGTGTTGTCTCTGGGGCGCTAGGCTACAAGAGCAGTTGGGCCCATAGCTTGTGTTGAGGCTACTGGTGTTCCTAACAGGTGAGAATTGTCAGGCTGCTGCCCATTATGATGCCCAATTGTGGGCTGAGAGGCGATTCCTGGGTCAGAGTGGTTGCAAATTGAGGTCTGTCCAATGGATGACTTTTTAGGTAAATGGATAGAGTCATGGGCCACCACAGTGCTGCCATGGGTGGTGTGTTATCAGAACCAGAAAGCACCATGTTAAGTGGGAAATGGTTGTCCCTGGGCTCAGGGGATGAACAGAAGATGGAAGCCTGCGATGGTGATGTAGTGTCCATGGCTTCACAGTTACAGGCCGAGTTGCAGTTTGTAGAGGGCTTGCCTACTGGAGTGGAGGTGACTCCAGAATCCGTAAGGGACAAGCTAGTGGAAACAGCAACACTAGCGAGAAGGGCTGTCTTCTGATCTCCAGGTGGGCTGGTGAAAACTGGAGATTTTGCAGGGCACCTCTGCTTCAAACTGCAATGGCCCTGGGAAAATGAAGGAGCTCCCATTCTGGATTCTTGGGGAGATCTGAAAATAACAGCCTTTGAAAGGGGAGTGGTGTCCATGTGGAATACACCAGGACCTGAAGTAAGCTTGGAGGTAGATGTAGATGCATTGGCTACGATGGTAGAAGCAACTGTCTTAGAACTTATGGGCTGGACAATTGAAACAGGGCTATGTGTGGAAGGATTTGGAAGAGGGGCGGGTGGGATAGGAGGGGGGGGAATCTACACACCTAGGCACTGGGGATTCTGTGTTGCAGGAGGGTGGCTGTAAGGAGGGGGTTGAGGTGTTAGGAAGTGTGGTGATGTCAGAAATAAGATATGTTACAGTAGTGACTGGCTGAAGAGGGCCTTCTTTCTTCACAGGAATTCCACAAATGAGATTGGAACTAAGATGAGGAACAAAACCAGCAGGAACAGCTGGAGAAGATTTAGAAACTATCTGTGCTGTCTCCTGACCAATGTTTGGTGTTAAagatggagggacagagggaatcgGGCATTTGGCAGATTGGTCAGCCAAGTCATCAGTAGGAATAGGGACCTGCAAAGTGTGACTCACCAAAAGCAGAGAGTTAGCAGTCTCTGAGGCAAGTAGGGATAAAGAAGTGGCAGGCTGAGCGTCTGAGCAGTCTCCTTTGATCTCTCTTTTGTCTTCCAAGATCTTTTCCCTCTGACATTTGGTATTCTTCAAGGTGTCCAGGTTTTTGTCAATAGCTATGCAAGAAAACTTAGGAAGTGGAGGCAACTCGCCGTGGCCTCACAACTGGGGCGGTGGCAGTGGCCGAGAATGTGATGTGGATGTTTTCCATTTGCAGGGCCTACTGCTGGCAGATACAGGGGAAAAAGAGCTCCTTGATGAGATGCCTGAAGGCTCATTAACCTGTATCTCCTTCCTAGATAGGTATGATGTGTCCCCTATAGGCTGATGGTTTTCACCCAACACTTCCTTTGTTGATGTCTCCTGCAGTAAGGGGCAGCATGGGGTTGGGTCGCGGAGCACTGCAGCATCTGTGTCAGGCGTGACATTTCCGGCTGGGCCATGGGAGGAGGTGACTACGTGGCCTTCAGGGCAGCAGTTCATCAGAGACTTCTGGGTGTTCTCCCTCAAACTGTCTCCTGGAGGATTAGGATGGAGGTCCAAAGGTGTGGGGCTGCGCTGTGAGGAACTGAGAAGCCCACTGGTCTCCAGGGGACTAGATTTTAATGGTATGTCCCCAACGTTATGGGGGACCCTGTTCCCACCATTCTGCCCTTTGGTCTCTACAAGATCCTCCATGTTTTTTCTGGGATCTTCTTGGACCTTCTCCTCCACCCCATATGGGCAAGAAAGTGGGAGGTGCCTGGATGGTACCAGCTCCACAGCTTCCTCTACCTTCTCAGATAGTGAATGTGGGAGAGTGAATTTGCGCCCCAGAGGAGGGATCCTTTTGGCTCTGGAGTGTCCAAACATCATGGAATTATGAACAGACAGCACAGGTTTTTTCGGAGAGTTACTCCAGTTCACCAAGGGAAGGATCCCCAGAGGGGTACATGCGGCCTGCAGGATGGGGTATGGCCTCTTTGGCTGGATGTATAAACTGGCTGGTAAGGCCTACAATCCAGGTGGAATAGCCTGTGCCCAGAGCCCAGGGCAAGTGAAGGAGCAGCGGGGTGGTCCCCGCAAGGTTGTGGAACAGCATCACTGGAGAAGGTGGGGGAAAGGGCTGACCACGGCCAGACATTGGAGGGCAACGGGGTGGGAAACGAAACTTACAAAGCAGGTTGCCCATATTGGGCTGGTTGTGCGTCAAATGATTGTGAGATGGGAGTAAAAAAGCTGGAGAGCGCCTCCTGAGCTTCTGACTCCTTTCATAGTTAATCAGGCACTGAGCCTGAGTGACTAGCCGGGCCCTTGTGACACCTCCCTGGAACATGGCACAATCAGGGTCGCGCATGTGCAGTATGGCAAGTGACCACAGCAAAGGGCAAAGGGCGAGGCCCCAAAGCCCCGCCCCTTAGCCTCCAGAGTCTGGGACTTCCTGCCAGCAGCTAGTGGCTGGTGTATAGATTTCCTGCTGCCTGTGGCTGTGGTATACAAGCAGCAGGGCCACTGCCTGGGGACTGTGGGGGGTGTGGTGGTAACTAATTGGCTTTTGCAGTAATTAGCAACTGTAAGACAAACACTTAGGAGCCATTGTAATTGTCTGCATTAGGAATACACCTCCTGTACAGATGTAATTAGCAATTTAAATAGTTCAGAAATTGCATGCCTCTTGCCTTTACACTCCCTGAAGTACTATTCATTAATGGGGGAAAAATTGCTAGAAATTGTCATTTGCATTGTCTTGCGTTAAGGGCTCTACATCAAAGCCTCCCTTGCTGCTTCATACTGAATAATTCTGAGCTGTGGCTTGTGGACCAACACAGCTGTAATTAGGCAATGATGCCTTTGTAAACATGTGGCACAAAATCTGACAGGAGTTTGTTTTGCTGTGAGGTATCTCCCTCATGATTTaagctataaataaaaagaagaagaactatAATAGAGGTAGaggtaaaataagtaaataaagattgCAACAGATATTGACTCTTTGTGGGCCATTGAAGTGATGGTTGAAAAGTTACAATGAAAGACTTTCCACAAAGTTTTAGTTCCTCATGTGATTTGAGCAATGAAGTTGATATAGATATGAATGAGTATGACTGGAGAGAATGGTCAAAATTATGATCTAAGGATTATGCTGATGGTAAAGTAGCTTTTGATGATATTTGTGGTATATAGTGAGAATTACATGTAATACATCAAGTCTACGATGAAAGTCTGAAATACAACTCAGGTGCACTCTATTTCAGAAATGCCTCAGTCAGAACTGACATCCCTGATTACCAAAATTTTGATTTATGCCATTCACATAGTTAAGTATATAGGTGGGTGTCTTCTGTTGTGGATCACAATTTCCAGTGTAAAAACATCAAGCAATAAAATGTCTGGTGGAGACTCTGGAACTTCAGAAGTTTTTAACTCAGTTAAGAATtcttgagaaattaaaacaataatttgggtaaaaagaaaaagagaaatttgttATATTGTGGATATTAAATCTGGGAGAGATGATCAAACACAACAGAAGACCAATCAATATTCAAAGTGATATCAACTGGCTGAGATAAAAAATTAAGACACCAAAGATAAAACAAGCTTGAACTGATTTCAAAATGCAAGATGTGAATAAGATCtgaggatctttttaaaaatatatgatcctAGTAAAAAATCTTAGTGTGACATACCGGATGGAAGACAGTGAAGTTTTGAGATGGATTAATAGAAATATAGTATCCGTAAGGAAGGTGAATAATAGTCCCACTGAATTTTGCATTGCCTATGTTGTACACTACGATTCCACTTGgatgttgtattttaaaatggacaCAAACTAGTTGGAAGATGTCAAAGAAATTTAagcagttggggtgcctgggtggctcagtaagttcagcatctgactcttgattttggctcaggttgtaatgcccccgatttcaaatccgagagaccaccaaggagtcGATACCGATGCAAgcgcacgagggtttatttgcaagctcaagcttgggcccaagtatacccgacacagtggagcagggacttggacctctaggttaagaggcgtagcagttttataggggccagtggccaatgagattgtaacacacacagaaagttgcatagtcatgttagtccacacgcaggtggccaattgaattacaatttaccctatagtaactgtttgaactagcctatcactctgatCAGAATTGGGGCGCAAGTTTGGCGGGGAAAGGcagggtttacattctttggcggttaggggttccgcattcctagatgagccggtttccagtaagggtgtgctcagtgGCTTGACTTgggtgggggttatacatgagatggtgggtgtaacacaaaatggagttagtcttgctctgcttgtccaggggtaggggatttttgttaaatacCTTGGGTTCcacaaggtcatgatctcacaatttgagttcgagccccgcactgggctctacactgacagtgcaaagcctgcttgggattctctctccatcctctctctctgcctacccatcacccccacttgctctctctttctaaataaataaataagcaaaaaaaaaaaaaaaaaaggttaagcaGCATGGAGCATCTGAAGCCATACCGTGTCTCAGGAAAAAAGGTTGATAAAATTTGTAATGCTACATCAGAAAAGATAACTTCTCTAATAGCTTCAGAACTGCCATATAGAATGGTTAGAGAATTACATTGCATGGTCTCACCAGACAGACCGGGGATTACTACAGAAATGTTGCTTGATGATTT is a window from the Leopardus geoffroyi isolate Oge1 chromosome A2, O.geoffroyi_Oge1_pat1.0, whole genome shotgun sequence genome containing:
- the LOC123607228 gene encoding putative UPF0607 protein FLJ37424: MFGHSRAKRIPPLGRKFTLPHSLSEKVEEAVELVPSRHLPLSCPYGVEEKVQEDPRKNMEDLVETKGQNGGNRVPHNVGDIPLKSSPLETSGLLSSSQRSPTPLDLHPNPPGDSLRENTQKSLMNCCPEGHVVTSSHGPAGNVTPDTDAAVLRDPTPCCPLLQETSTKEVLGENHQPIGDTSYLSRKEIQVNEPSGISSRSSFSPVSASSRPCKWKTSTSHSRPLPPPQL